ACTTTCAAGAAAATTAGTTCTATGCGTTGTATGCATATGCGCCGCACAAGTATGTCACTTTAAAGTCAGAAGCTCGTTTACAAGTCTATGCATCGCACGTCCCTTATGACTCGCACAACTCATCGAGATTTTTCAAGTAAAGTATATATGTGCGCCACATGACTTTATTTTGGTATGTTCAGACTTGGATTTTGAAAACTCTATAAATAGTAGACCAAAAGCCTACCAAATGAAGATCTCTTGCTATTAGTAGAATTTATGGTATTTTTATGTCGTGTTTGATTCACAAAAtttaatggaattggaattaaaattgaattccattccttagtgagTTTAGTTGTTCAAAGAAGGGTGAATCTCATTtcgtaggaatgtaaacatttcatcatttgatggaattttcATTCCTTGGTGATAGAtaaaggaatttcattcctttcatcacttgaattttcaaaaaaatcaaaaatattccgtcaaattccatttaTTCGAATTTCacttcctttgaaagattccattctttcCAAAAACATTCTATGAACCAAACACGCCACAGTGTTTTTATAAGCAACACAAACATCTTTGAAGATCATTATCAATTTCTAGCTTTAGATTGTTCTTCACATATATTGGTACACTATATATGTTTTCTCATACTATTACTCTTtgtgatttatttttaattatgagtagctaaattctTCATCATCTACGTACTGAGACGAAGTGATAGAATTGAATGATGATTGGACTATCTTTATAATTTAAGATTGATTTGTTTTAATGTTGTGTCATGATCTTAGTTTATTACTACAactctttattattaattgctTAGGTATACTGATTGGGTCAATGCATGGTAATGGTAGAAGATCGATAATACGAGTTAACGAATTAATGATTGTGGGCATTGACACATCTTTGTAATTAAAATAACACATACCCAAAATCTAGTAATCAACTTATTACAAGCTAGAAAGAAAATTGAGcaaatatatgaaaacaaacTGCCAACATGCCCGCAACATGTTAATAATCCTCAATCTCCAAAAATGCCAAACTTCATCCCGGCCATACTTTTTTCCACGTACCTTCTAGGAAACAACAAAAGACTTAAAAATATGAAGGATAACAGGGAAAATACTAAAACAAAGCATGGGAAGAGTAACATTACCGTATAAACGTTTTTCACTTCTCAACGAGGCTGTTACCTTGACTTATTAACGGGGGCACACATACTGATCAAACTCAGGTTTCCAATGTCTCTTTTTTTTATGAGTAAATTAGACCTATGGTATCTGAATTATATCCAAGAGTATCTTTTAGGTACAATCTTTTGATTCTACTCGGGAGATacttaaagttttcaaaattctACTTGTAAAATACCTAAGGTTGACAGCCGTCAATTTGACTGTTAAGTTCATCCAATTAGaaactatttttgttattttttaccaagaggaccaaaagtgtaattacttttaatataagaaactttattaattaacaaaatatacTTATGCATATGCtttatatctttattatattttaaagttatttattttagtttgatttaatttatttttaattaaaactcattgtcaaaatatatatatatatataaataaaatcagtATTTACTTCTTAATAAAAACCATATGACTTATCAATTCCACAAACTATTACTTATTAGTATCTGTTATTATATGTATGAAATgtgaatataatataaaagaataataaacaaaataagaatTATACAAAAAATGGGAAAGGTGAATGtgtggtttttttttctattgattgatttattttttactcGTATTAAAACATACTTagaaaggcaaaaaaaaaatttttgataaaaatacaGTATGGTATTCACCTTTGAAGGTTTTAATAAGAGTAACTGGTAtatatgataggtcataaagtttttatttaacaaaaactaaaaagatatttgattttattttaatctattGTTAATTTTTTGAGAATgaatttttgttaaaagaaaaggtTGAAATGATAAATGgagataacaaaatatataaaactcaataaagtatatgtatatgtatattttgttaattaataaagttTATTGCTATAAAAGTAATTACATTTTCGGTTTTCTTGGTAagcaaataaagaaaatagtCCTCAAATGGATGGACTTAACAGCCAATTGACGCTCATAAGTTTTAGGTGTCATTGTGTAGGATTATTTGAAAACTTTATGTATTGTCCAAGTAGAAATTCGAAATACTGAACAAAAAATAATCTAAATTATACGAATAATTCAGTATCATCATACGTGTAATTtactttttcttatataatagTGTTGGGTGGTGTGGCCAGATGGGGTAACTAGCTAGTACGTACTTGTACATCAGGATTCTTGGCAGCTTcgttttgtaaataatttatcCATGATGTGTAGTAGTCATCAGCATTTTTACGATGTAGCATACATTAGAAAAAAGAAAGGTGTAGGTGTTTTTCCCAATTAAACACGCCTGACTGTTTTTACTGTGAATTTCGTGTAGATGTTGAACTTACATATATAAAGAGAATTAAAAAGTCTCCAGGAATGAAGCAACTAATTAACCGACGGTTGTCTAAGTCCTCATGACTAATTATTCCCCTAACCatgcaattaattaaaaagggaAGACGACATCATGTGTCTTACTTGAAACTTATTGATTTTTCATGCACATAAAATAATAAAGACCAAGTCTTGAGCTTCCAACTTCCATATGTACGTATGTCAGTTTGGCTCACTCTTTAGCAGaactaaatttatattaataaccagcAGCAATTATCGCTTCTACTTCATCAAAATATTACAATTCTTTACTAAATGTGTGATAGTAGATTTATTGCATCATCGTATCAATACCGAAAGATGTCTGATTCAACGGAGCTAGTGGTTTCCAAAGGAAAAACCTGATTCCAAAAACATTGGAGATCTTTTACAGTTCCAGGTGAATagatattataaaaatcatcattaatttcattttcataaCCTTTAAAACTGGTAGAGGGATAAATTTCGTCTTCAGAAGTCTGCACGAATAGGGACCCACAACGATCGTTGATGAGGTGATTATTTTGTTTGTCTACTGATTTACTACATTCCAATGTAGTATGATTTGCACGTTTCTTCAAATGTGTATGCCAATAGTTCTTTATTTCATTATCACTTCTTCCTGGAAGTTTTGATGCAATTGCTGACCATCTGTCAATTGAATTAGTTAATAGACAATATATATCAATACATTATACAAAAAGATAATTTGTTCCTAGCTATAActtaacaacatatatatatatatatgggttttgatcatttgaaaactaaaattttcgtgaaagcCAGAAAATTGactaaaacacactgtgatcttaTTTAACATAacgtgtttttaatatgtttcacaaaaacacattatgttaagtttatatcacattgtgtttgaacaatttctgATTTACCgtgctatcaaaaacacactgtgatttaaaacttaacacaacgtattttagattacacaataaaaacacattgtgttctataaaaacacaattaaaacacattgggTTTAactcagatcacagtgtgttttggcaattttttagttttcaaaaaaaatttagttttcaaatgaacattatatatatatatatatatattgtttagatactatatatatagggtatagAAAAAGATTAAACATGTAGCTAGCTCCTCGAAACTaaaattttactatggatttttaaATTTGCTCCTATATATAAATTCTTAAATTGGTCCATTTTGGATTTGCTTTTCGAAACTTTTTTAAGTTTTGCGTCACTTAAATCTTCTTCTGGTACCGTATTTACCTATTTCCAAGAAGTGAATGAGAATGAAGtataatttcttcttcttctttggaAAAATTCCCTCTCTTTATGTTTGGCTTAAGATAATTCATCCATCGAAGCCTACAACTCTTTCCACTCCTTGACAAACCTAACACacaaatggtaaaaaaaaaaaatcaatcaagatatgtgtttataaattaattataatataatatagggTTATGATATATTTATTCTTACTTCAAAACGAGCCTTTTTGATATAGTACCTAAAATCGACATAACACTATAACACTcgttaattttcttttctaactTCATTGTAGTTATGTTCGCtgattttatttctttgtatatatatataatataatgcatAAAACCAACGGTCATCTACCTATAAGAGTGTTTAGAATTAcattttgaaagtgattatttgattattacgtatgtaaaacacaaataatctaaaaacatgtttgatataaaaagtGATCCTTATTTGTTATGAAAAcgtaaaacttattttgataATGCAACACTAAACACCCCTATGTAAATCATAAGATGCGAGGGTTAAAGAATGTGACGCTCAAAGCTTTAATTAGCTTCAGTTGTGCTTTGTCTATATAACCGAAAAATCAGTTTTTTGGTTTAGGGGTTGATATAGTTGACACTATAGtaatactagtatatatatatattatatatattatatataccagCAAATCTTGGCATATGAGACCAATTCCAGATGCCATATCTGCTAATATAAGATTTCAATTTCTCATCTTCTTCATGACTCCATGCACCTTTCTTCAAAACTGTCTTCACCTCACTGCTTGGAGACCTCATCACTTTTGGTAATACTTATTATTAGTGCTTTGTCTAATTAATAAGCTAGGTATAGCTATTTATAATGAAGTAAAGGTTACAACAGTACGTAAAAGTAGCTTCCAATATTGACTCTGAAGTGATTAATTAAATTGGTGTGTTTAGTACATCACACTGTTTATGGAATTTCCTGACAAGATGTATGTGGCATTTGTCAAGTTAAGCATCATATATTGACTAGAATCTCGTTTTACACATgcattattttctttcttgatgAAAAAAGGACAAGTTATAGGAATATAGGATTCATGATCGTGACAtgattttactatatatatacatactaactTAAGATCTTACGAGGAAAAAATATAGATACAAGGtaatatcactacaacaaaaaaaaatgaaaaaaaaaaaagaccttaATGAGTTAATGGTCAAACTAAAAAATCAATtgagcctttttttttttctacttcttTCAGTGACCTGCATGTTCTCTCTATGTAGTTTCCTCACTTTAGGTTTGTTTTCTTTGAGCCTTTTCTCTTAAGGCATTTCTTTTAATAATCATATGTCTGAGCGGATACGACAGTGTAATAGCGACAGTGATAGTAATAATGACGGTGACGGATGGTGGTGGCTGTGGTCCGGCGGCCACGATTGCGTGATAGCGGCAACAGCAAGTGGTATTGATCTatctaaaaagaataaaatagcTATTTTAAGATTTAGGAGTAgatgttataaattaatttcattaagtgGATTATAAATATTTCAAGTGAAAAATTTTAAGATAATGAATAAAATGGAGGGACATTTTAGGGTCATCAACTacttagttgaaaaaaatgaaGGGAACAAATACTGTATAATGTAGTATTGATATAGACTTGCGCGATATCTCGTGTTAACACGTGTGTTgcttatacattttttttcggATATTCTTGAAAGTCGGCAttctataaatattaatattttgtctATATTAATTTTAGCATGAACTATGAAAATcgaatatattttcttaatccGAGCCGAAGATCATTGTACTTATTCAATATTTTTGATATGTAGGTATAGAGATAGTTATTGCTCACCAGTTACTATAGGCTATCTCTCAAGACATTTATtgagtttttttctaaatttgtgTAATAGGAAATTGTATTTACCAaattaatatacttttaaaaatatttatcattttagtataaaatctaattaaatattatattttattaattaaaaatataatacctTAGAACTTTTCAAACAAACTAATATTGCAGTAGCCACAGCCTGTACATTAGAATATGTGGAATTTTAATAATAAGTTACAGAACACCAATAGGAATACAAATGGTCTTTTCATGATATTAATACAATGAACCACAACCCTACGTATGAGCACcatggttttcatatattttttaaaacaagaGTTAAATGAAATAATGGTCTCCGTGGTTTGTCATTTTTTACAACCGTAGTCCCTGAAGATATATTTCAGTGGCAATGGTGGTCCCTCGCTAACGGGACTGTTAGTTAGAGTCGTTAAGTTTTCCATGTGAGTAGCACATGAGAGGTATTAATGTTCTTCCTCCTACATAAACAGATGGGTGTTCAAAAGTATCCGTATCTGAACCATGATCTGAAAATTCGATCCGATTTTCACTGAAAACTTGGATACCGTAAATTCGGATTCAAATTCGGATAgtgatttttgaaaagtttcaGATATTTTAGATATCTGAAAATATCTAGAATTTTTTTTGGGATAAATTTCAATATCACTTTTGTAAAATTCGAAAATATTCGAAAATTCAAAAAATCCTAGTTGCAATATccgaaaatttcaaaaaatatcgAAAAAGCCTTTTCAATATCCGAAAATATTCTAAAAGTTATGAAAATATCCAAAACGTTAGTCTCAATGTCTAATAATACGAAAATATccatgatatttattttttttctaaaattcgGCTATCCGAATTTCAgatattcaaaattttggatAGTGGACTTGAATATCAAAACACATATCCAAAGGATTTTGGATATATGAAATATCTGAATATCAGAACACAAATATTTTTGAACACCCCTATGTTTATGTAGGTGGAAGCACATTAATACTCTTAATGTGCTACTCATATGGGAAAGTTAACGACACTAATTAACGCAGCTGTTAATGAGGGACCGCCGTCGCAACTGAAACATGTCTTCAGGGACCACCGTTGCTAAAAAATCAAGAGAAGGATTGTCATTGCAAAAAAATGACAAACCACGGGGACCATTCTTATATTTAACtcttaaaacaataatataagtttttttttagggCTTTTAATTATTTGGCTTTTTAccaatcttcttttttaaaggCGTGGATCAATTGCTCGCAacaggggatctagcttacgttgtcttaatcggatccgcgctagagagccccctcaCACTCAATACCTtgtaggaggagaaacccccaactaaaccgccgGAAGaaacgacatttaattgggataaaatcatgccccctctgcaggactcaaacctgttTTACTGAAGGACTTTTTGGTGAAATTCCTTTAAATGTCTTTCCCATGTCTCGAACTTGAGACCTCCGGCATGTAATTAGGATGCCACAACAATAGAGACAAAACtaacccaatatatatatatatatatatatatatatatatatatatatatatagggtaaagttatcttgagaaccctttttttcgggagaacctttgagaacttttcaaatcaagcccaaccgataattgttctttacataaaaattattttttgattgttttttgaataacttatgtgtaattttgaggTTTCTAATTGTGTgtagcatggattatcatccgttatacaattatgtggagatttggattcttgatcacatgtgcacgaatattgctatgatcacatgtatgcaagtcgatcacatgtaatcatagcaatattcgtgcacatgtgatcaagaatccaaatctccgcataattgtataacatatgataatccatgcctccacacaattataaacttcaaaattacacataagttattcagaaaacatcaaaaaacaattttcatgtaaagaataatcatcggttgggtttgatttgaaaagttctcaaaagttttcgaaaaaaaaattcttaaaataacttttcaatatatatatatatatatgcatactgAAATTAGAAGGCAGCTATAAAGAGGCCGGAAACAAACAAATCTAATAGGTAAAACGTTTCATCAGATAGACTATGTCATTGTATAAGTAAAGTTATGAATAGTAGTACGTCAGTGGTAATACgcgtactttttttttatcaacgtTCATCCCTTTTTTTTAGAACATGAGATATTTATTCATAAAAGCATTCtagcatcatatatatatgctgCCCAGATCGAGTTTAAATCTACAAggttatatcattattttattggTATATTTCCCAATAATCTAACAGGTTTAACTTAAAAATACTTCATCTAACCAAGAGAAGCTTGATGTCACGCGTCCAATAATTTTGACAATAAAATCTGGACCGTATGGCCTTtgatgtatgtttattaaaaatgtttgtaaaactAGTCTATATATATGTTCGGTGTTTGAGCATTAAATTGTGGAGCTCAATCACAAAGAGAGTTTAACCACGAAAATCATCACAAAGAGGGTTTAACCAccaaaatcatcaagatctcctaCTAAGTAGTGCAAACCTAATAAATTCTTAACGAATTTAAGGTGTATGATGATTTTCTCATAAAGATGTATCGATTTATGAAGGatattaaatgtaatatgatttatatgtaatgattgatttatgatgaatatatgtgaatatattgatgatgattatatgaGTGAGTGTACTGCTACTGTTGTTGCAGAGAATGTTGCAATGAATATGTGTGATTGTATGATTGCGATTGTATATGTCTGACAACCAATCATGGGAGATATTTATAGGCTATCAGATTAGGGTTTCCTCATAATTTGGGTCATACCAGTAATGGGCCCTGGCCCAGTACTCATCATGACAATACTAGGTTTAGAATGTTCTGGAGTACGTTAGTAAGCCACGTGTAAGAACAAGGTGCGTTGTCGTCGCCtttagtaaatataaatatgatagtATTTATCCTATTTAGAATAGGAATGGTTCCATCTAATCCCGTCCAAGGATTTAGCTAAGGTTGGATCAGGTAAGGTTTAACCTTCTCTCTTTATCCACCTTGGGAGGTGAGACTTGGAGTTctcctttatatatttttattgcaattatatatatatgtacgaatatacatatatatatatatatatattaactaaattTCCTCTCTTGTGAGCCAATTATGAGGTGAGTCCCCTTCTAAGTCTCGATTGTGGAACCTCTAagatataacttaggaacttCTAAAATCCGACCTCTTCTATTTCTTTCTAGGATCCGATCCTTAGCTTTGgttacacatacacacacacacacatatataatatgtgtGTATATTTACATTTAGCTTATTTAAAGATCGGACTTCAATTCAAACCTCTTTTGCGAGGCTTTGAAGATTCGACTTTGGCTCTCTGTCTAGGATCCGATCTTTCAAGATCCTAGTTTTAAGCCTCCAAGATCCGCTAGAGAGAAAAAGAACCTGCTAAGATCCGCTAGAGAGAAAGAGAACCTGCTAAGATTTGATTCCCTTGCCTGTATTTTAGGATTCGAGTGTGGGACCCACCAGAGAGCTGATCCTACCAGTTACGATCCTAGGTTCCTTTACTAACTTTTATAGGTTTCGGAAATACATAAATCTTATCCGATCCTCTAAGATCCgctagagagagagatagacTTGCTAAGATCCGATttcaaatcttccaagatcCGATCGTGCCTACTATGGGTCCCACTTTGAACCCCTAGGTTCCGATTAGACTCTCTGTCTAacttctctctttctttttggCAATCCCCTCATATATAATTCGGCcatatatgtgttatataattagggttttgtttggttGGATCTCACCATAATCATCATTCGACATTACCAACGTCGGGTTCTGCCAAATAATAGAAGGTCGGTCGGCATTGGCATTTCCAGTCGGCTTTGCATATATATGTGGCGGTACATGCACCAAATTCTAAAAAGTAGTTAAATAAACTTGTTGGAATATAGAACTAAATATCTTTACAcacgagtacgcaacggaaataaataaaactatataatcaaataattaaccttgaaataTGATTAAGGATTACCTCTTAatgtagatgaataaaatgaagaAACTTTAAAGGATTTGTAGTAAATCCCTCTACGATTCCACACTAGACACTTCTTATATCGTATGCTATTACCTTGATCATGAATCGAACAACACTTTGTTTAAACCCTTTGCTAGCTAAGAACCGAATATCCCAAAACCCTTTGGAGAGGGGTTTTGGCTGAGTGAAAAGAGAGGTGGAGAAGGAGAGATTATTGTGTGTGAATGAATGTTAAAACCCTTATATTTAAGCCTCTAATTATAAGGAGATATTAGGGCACAATGACTTGGTGATCAAGTCAAATTAAGGCCTCTAATGAGCCTTCAAaaccgccccccccccccccttgtCTAATTAGAGTCCAACCctaattatcttattttacaattaaacctccttctaattaatttaaatacaattgaccctttaacttatttaaattaatcatttagtgatcaaactaattaatatattactttaatatattaattaataatatagagttaccgtgccATTTCGTGTGATCTCGTAGGCTTAAATCATTTCCAGACATaggttcattttacgtgatcatatactaacagctctcacttgagctcgtaataaatgaaagtaataacattggttagcg
The sequence above is drawn from the Erigeron canadensis isolate Cc75 chromosome 4, C_canadensis_v1, whole genome shotgun sequence genome and encodes:
- the LOC122597076 gene encoding transcription factor MYB114-like: MRSPSSEVKTVLKKGAWSHEEDEKLKSYISRYGIWNWSHMPRFAGLSRSGKSCRLRWMNYLKPNIKRGNFSKEEEEIILHSHSLLGNRWSAIASKLPGRSDNEIKNYWHTHLKKRANHTTLECSKSVDKQNNHLINDRCGSLFVQTSEDEIYPSTSFKGYENEINDDFYNIYSPGTVKDLQCFWNQVFPLETTSSVESDIFRY